ttttttttttttttttttttttttttttttcttttcttcttttGTATTACCTCTAAAACTTGTAAGtctaaataaaaatagGAATGTGTACCAATTAATATCATGTGATAAAAAATTACTGTAATCCTGATAAATAACTAATGTTCTCATTACAGATGATACTTTTTGTATTTTCAGACCTTTAGTTAAATACACGTAAAATTTTTGTAACATAGAAGGAACTTTATCAAATTTCactaataaaaaaaaaaaaaatatatatatatatataaatatgtatgtgtatgtatgtgttaatttttttttttttttttatttattatattactGTTTGAATATAAGAAGGCTCCCTTACACAAATCACATTTTGTTACATCGTTAAGGAAATTACTACCTTTTGATGATTGGCTTGTTTGTCTTAAATGACATATTTCAATACCTATTAAAATAAcaaatgtatatatataatatattttttttatagttgcataaaatagaaattatatatatattaattcaaaaaaaaaaaaaaaaaaaaaaaaaaaaaattataaatatatataaaaatatatatatatttaattaataaaatttttatttacattgTATTAAGTTTTCAAAAAGGTTGGTAAACTCTTTTTCTTCCGTAAAAGACATTTCAACAGctgaaaaaaatataaaataatatatatataagaagacaattaaaattttaatttttttcatttcattaaataaataattatatatatatatttccttaCCGTTATAATATCCTGGTAAATAAAGAGATGTAACGTACGATCTTGTATTATAATCTAttaaaataacataaataaaaatatatttaaataaattcatattacattaaaataaaatttgagaaatcattaaatatgacattatatccatatatatatttattttattacttAGAAGTCCAgttaaatttaataaatgaacaTATAATGCCTTTTTTGTTCCATATGAACTATAACGTTTcatgaaataataataatttaaatataaattatatgcACTGATTTCACGATTAGGTTCTTCAGGAAACGTATTTTCTTCGTTGgcttcttttttaaattgGTTCGTATGATAAATGATACATTCTTTAGGATCCTTACACATAAATGAGAAGAAAtaatcttttatatatttatgttcCATCATACCATGTAAATCAAAATCAGTATCTTGTGTCGTTTTAATTATTTCTAACtgatatttattaaaaaaatgtattaaatattCCAATATATTA
Above is a window of Plasmodium gaboni strain SY75 chromosome Unknown, whole genome shotgun sequence DNA encoding:
- a CDS encoding cytoadherence linked asexual protein, producing the protein LDDITNQYGLGLINHLGPHLIALGHFMVLKLALKNYKNYFEAKNTKFFSWQKILQFSLTDRFKVLDMMCDHDSVYYSEKKRRKTYLKVDRSNTSMECNILEYLIHFFNKYQLEIIKTTQDTDFDLHGMMEHKYIKDYFFSFMCKDPKECIIYHTNQFKKEANEENTFPEEPNREISAYNLYLNYYYFMKRYSSYGTKKALYVHLLNLTGLLNYNTRSYVTSLYLPGYYNAVEMSFTEEKEFTNLFENLIQCIEICHLRQTSQSSKGSNFLNDVTKCDLCKGAFLYSNMKFDKVPSMLQKFYVYLTKGLKIQKVSSVMRTLVIYQDYSNFLSHDINWYTFLFLFRLTSFR